The window GGGCAGCGCCCAGAAACTATACAGGCGGCGCAGCTCCTGGCAGACTTTGTGGCCATCCATGTCCGGCAGCACCAGATCCAGAATCACCAAATCCGGCTGATGCTCCACGGCCCAGCTGATCGCCGCCTTGCCGCACAGGGCGATGTCCACCTGAAACCCCGCCGTTTCCAGCCGGAATTTGAGGAACTCCGCCAACTCCCGCTCGTCTTCAACCACCAAAATCCGCTGCCGTCGTGTCGCGGTCATGCTGCCTCCCGTTGCTCTGGCTGACAAGCCTCCCTGCGTGCCGCAACAAGCAGAGGGTGATCCGCTCCTTCAATTCGTCAGCCGTAAACGGCTTCACGAGATAATCTTCGGCGCCCAATTCCATCCCCGCCTTGATATGATCCGGCATCTCCAGCGCGGTCAGGAAAATGACCGGGATGGCGCGGGTGTGTGGGTCGGCTTTCAGCCGCGCGCAGACTTCCCGCCCCTTCATCTGAGGCATCACCACATCCAGCAGAATGAGCGCCGGCTGATGGGCGGCGGCGGCTCTGAGCCCCGCTTCGCCGCTGGTGGCGGTCACCACGTGGTAGCCCCACGACTGCAGACGCTCCTGCAGCATGTCGAGCAATTCCGGCTCATCATCGATGACTAAAATGCGCGTCAGTCCGTTCGTCGCGTTCATTCCTTCACCTCCTTTGGCGTGCGTGGCTGGCTCAGCACGGCGCGCAGGGTCGCGAGCATTTCTTCCGGCTGGAACGGTTTGCGCAAGTAGGCATCCGCTCCGCATTCGCACGCCATCTGCTCATCTTTCGCTTGCGTCTTGGCGGTAAACATGATGATAGGAATATGGCG of the Candidatus Omnitrophota bacterium genome contains:
- a CDS encoding response regulator yields the protein MTATRRQRILVVEDERELAEFLKFRLETAGFQVDIALCGKAAISWAVEHQPDLVILDLVLPDMDGHKVCQELRRLYSFWALP
- a CDS encoding response regulator, giving the protein MNATNGLTRILVIDDEPELLDMLQERLQSWGYHVVTATSGEAGLRAAAAHQPALILLDVVMPQMKGREVCARLKADPHTRAIPVIFLTALEMPDHIKAGMELGAEDYLVKPFTADELKERITLCLLRHAGRLVSQSNGRQHDRDTTAADFGG